One segment of Coffea arabica cultivar ET-39 chromosome 7c, Coffea Arabica ET-39 HiFi, whole genome shotgun sequence DNA contains the following:
- the LOC113700039 gene encoding thaumatin-like protein 1 — MGASSTVILSLFVLCICKSKGVSGATITFVNKCEQTVWPGILGNSGLGSTGFELQRAASRSFQAPTGWSGRFWGRTGCTFDGSGQGSCATGDCGSGKIECDGAGASTPATLAEFTLGSGSQDFYDVSLVDGYNLPMLVEGSGGSGSCASTGCTEDLNSKCPNELKIEGGGACRSACDAFGTPEYCCKGQYASPSTCSPSVYSQIFKSACPKSYSYAFDDSTSTFTCTGADYTVTFCPTSPSSQKASKPEGSAADGSGSGSASGSGSGSGPVQESMLADGSWLANLATGDSIRRHHPFGAAQLWVLVLTVMSSIA, encoded by the exons ATGGGTGCCTCCTCCACCGTGATTCTGAGCCTGTTCGTGCTCTGCATCTGTAAGAGCAAAG GCGTCTCAGGGGCCACAATTACTTTTGTGAACAAGTGTGAGCAAACGGTATGGCCCGGAATTTTAGGGAATTCAGGACTGGGCAGCACGGGATTCGAGCTCCAAAGGGCCGCATCACGCTCATTCCAGGCTCCGACGGGCTGGTCGGGTCGATTCTGGGGCAGGACCGGGTGCACCTTTGACGGGTCGGGTCAAGGGTCGTGCGCCACGGGAGACTGCGGGTCGGGCAAAATTGAATGCGACGGCGCCGGAGCGAGCACCCCAGCAACCCTGGCGGAGTTCACGCTTGGGTCGGGGTCTCAGGACTTCTATGACGTCAGCCTAGTAGACGGGTACAATTTGCCCATGCTCGTCGAAGGGAGTGGCGGGTCGGGCTCCTGTGCCTCCACGGGTTGCACCGAGGACTTGAACTCGAAGTGCCCGAATGAGCTTAAAATTGAAGGTGGCGGCGCGTGCCGGAGCGCCTGCGACGCTTTTGGGACCCCGGAGTACTGCTGTAAGGGCCAGTACGCTTCGCCTTCCACGTGTTCCCCGTCGGTGTACTCGCAGATATTCAAGTCGGCGTGCCCGAAATCGTATAGCTACGCTTTCGATGATTCCACCAGCACATTCACGTGCACCGGCGCCGATTACACCGTCACGTTTTGTCCCACTTCCCCTTCGAG CCAGAAAGCCTCGAAGCCAGAGGGGAGTGCGGCGGACGGGTCTGGATCCGGGTCAGCATCAGGGTCGGGTTCGGGTTCGGGTCCAGTGCAGGAGTCCATGCTGGCAGATGGGTCATGGCTGGCAAATTTGGCCACTGGGGATTCAATCAGAAGGCACCACCCTTTCGGGGCTGCCCAGTTGTGGGTGCTGGTGTTGACGGTCATGTCATCAATAGCATAG
- the LOC113699469 gene encoding calmodulin-lysine N-methyltransferase-like, with translation MEANTTADKISEPNASSLRWGILRRALLRRHSSSPDEQSELDLNRVSRKASRGFNLIAYHVIDDPSEEKSDTSTSKNQFGSSRVACFSYKLPIHHNSLNILLYQRVDADGANLNDFEVCNRHNIDNTGLVCQWPSEDVLAYYCLSNADKFRCKKVIELGSGYGLAGLVIAAVTQATEVIISDGNPQVVDYIQRSIDANSGAFGDSIVKPMVLHWNHDKLVDFSNSFDIIVASDCTFFREFHKDLARTIRTLLRKEKPSEAILFSPRRGDSLDKFLLETEDSGLHYNIIEMYDSEVWRRHQKFVEGDDSWPNYEKDHCYPLLVNITQ, from the exons ATGGAAGCCAATACTACTGCCGACAAAATCTCAGAGCCAAATGCTTCGTCCCTGCGATGGGGAATCCTTCGTCGAGCCCTCCTGCGCAGACATTCATCTTCACCAG ATGAGCAATCAGAACTGGATCTAAACCGGGTATCCAGAAAGGCGAGTCGCGGGTTCAATTTGATTGCTTACCATGTTATAGATGACCCATCCGAAGAAAAGTCGGATACTTCAACGTCAAAAAATCAATTCGGCAGCTCAAGAGTTGCTTGCTTTTCTTATAAATTGCCTATTCATCATAATTCTCTCAACATTCTTCTATA TCAGAGAGTGGATGCTGATGGTGCTAATCTAAatgattttgaagtgtgtaataGACACAATATTGACAACACAGGACTTGTTT GTCAGTGGCCATCAGAAGATGTCCTTGCTTACTATTGCTTGTCAAATGCTGATAAGTTCAG GTGTAAGAAAGTAATAGAACTGGGATCAGGCTATGGCTTAGCTGGCTTAGTTATTGCTGCGGTGACACAAGCGACAGAAGTCATCATATCAGATGGAAACCCTCAAGTTGTCGATT ATATCCAGCGTAGTATTGATGCCAATTCCGGTGCATTTGGTGATTCAATCGTGAAACCAATGGTGCTGCACTGGAATCATGACAAGCTGGTAGACTTTTCCAACAGCTTTGACATTATTGTGGCGAGCGACTG CACTTTTTTCAGAGAATTCCACAAAGATCTTGCTCGAACTATCAGAACCTTGTTAAGAAAAGAGAAGCCTTCTGAAGCCATACTTTTCAGCCCCAGAAGAGGTGATTCGCTGGACAAGTTTCTACTGGAAACAGAGGATAGTGGCTTGCATTATAACATTATTGAGATGTATGATTCAGAAGTTTGGAGGCGTCATCAGAAAtttgtggaaggtgatgactcCTGGCCCAACTATGAGAAGGATCATTGCTATCCTCTTTTGGTCAATATAACTCAGTGA
- the LOC113701550 gene encoding uncharacterized protein: MCSKIILVLMVIFIVTTGGETCHPNDLKALTDFKAGIRYDTSFRLEKWNGSTDCCKWEGILCDNSTGRVLELNLPGLLTLYDAPAQTVMDGQLSPSIALLSSLEVLDLGEVLELKGQIPPLIGNLTKLRKLLLDTNKLSGPIPDSIGKLPKLEELCLKENYFSGSLPFSLGSLRSLKSLDLSSNKFSGSIPDSMENLTDLESLTLQENFLTGHIPNNIGNLRALKELDLSNNFLTGGIPFSMNKLNSISSIFLGNNQLEGEIPFPSSPSQMSSLAFLRLNDNHLTGRLPLFFGHLKSLQRVILDNNQIEGPIDSNFSDLKALTMLYLSRNRFSGKLPRTIGLLSQLQFLDLSYNMIQGPLPLEMSTLTNLQLLDLSFNHLNLSSIPTWLVELPSLFQLHLAGCGIQGEIPGYLERPASILQELDLSDNHITGSIPAWIGSFTSLYLLNLSQNSLASKIPDTVTKLGRLGVLDLHSNRLWGPLNLVFQMQSSGGLTYIDLSDNSFSNDIEQADMGTQQGIQYLNLSHNFLHGKVPTSVGRLQSLQTLDLSYNRFDSVLPESLANASILESLELQNNLFTGRIPDAFLKLTKLKELNLSDNLLSGQIPFGEPLINFPKSSYSGNKGLCGKPLATCSPHSVYPYIT; this comes from the coding sequence ATGTGTTCCAAGATAATTTTAGTCCTGATGGTGATTTTCATTGTAACTACCGGTGGTGAAACTTGCCACCCCAATGACCTCAAGGCCTTGACTGATTTCAAGGCTGGGATCCGCTATGATACTTCATTCAGGCTAGAGAAATGGAATGGGAGTACTGATTGCTGCAAATGGGAAGGCATTTTGTGTGACAATAGCACTGGTAGAGTCTTAGAATTGAATCTTCCAGGTCTCCTCACCTTGTATGATGCTCCAGCACAAACAGTCATGGACGGCCAGCTATCTCCTTCCATTGCACTTCTGAGCTCTCTGGAAGTTCTTGATCTTGGCGAAGTTCTTGAGCTCAAAGGGCAGATTCCTCCGCTGATAGGAAATCTCACAAAGCTCCGAAAGCTGTTGCTTGACACCAACAAGCTTAGTGGTCCAATACCAGATAGCATTGGTAAGTTACCTAAACTTGAAGAATTGTGTCTGAAAGAGAACTACTTTTCTGGTTCTCTTCCTTTCAGCCTCGGAAGTCTCAGGAGTCTTAAAAGCCTCGATCTTAGCTCGAACAAATTTTCTGGTTCTATACCTGATTCTATGGAAAATTTGACAGATTTGGAGAGCTTGACTCTTCAGGAAAACTTCCTAACTGGtcatattccaaataatattggTAACTTGCGGGCTCTCAAAGAGCTTGATCTATCAAACAACTTCTTGACTGGGGGAATTCCTTTCTCCATGAACAAGCTAAATTCCATTTCAAGCATCTTCCTTGGCAACAACCAGCTTGAGGGAGAGATACCATTTCCTTCAAGCCCCAGTCAGATGTCTTCCCTCGCCTTTCTACGCCTAAATGACAATCATCTGACAGGCAGGCTACCTTTGTTTTTTGGGCACCTGAAATCACTTCAAAGAGTCATTCTTGACAATAATCAGATTGAGGGGCCTATCGATTCCAATTTTAGCGATTTAAAAGCATTGACAATGTTGTATCTCAGCAGAAACAGGTTCTCTGGTAAACTACCAAGAACTATTGGACTGCTCTCTCAGCTTCAGTTTCTGGATCTCTCTTACAACATGATTCAAGGACCACTTCCTTTGGAGATGTCTACTCTCACAAATCTTCAACTACTTGACCTGTCATTCAACCATTTGAATTTGTCATCCATCCCAACTTGGCTTGTGGAGTTGCCATCACTGTTTCAGCTTCACTTGGCTGGATGTGGAATACAGGGTGAAATTCCTGGATACTTGGAAAGACCTGCAAGCATATTGCAAGAATTGGACTTATCAGATAACCATATTACTGGGAGCATACCTGCATGGATTGGGAGCTTCACTAGTCTTTACCTTTTGAACCTCTCCCAAAATTCCCTTGCTTCCAAGATTCCCGATACAGTTACCAAGCTTGGACGCTTAGGGGTGCTGGATCTTCACTCAAATAGGTTATGGGGTCCTCTAAATCTGGTATTTCAAATGCAAAGCAGTGGAGGATTGACTTATATTGATCTTTCTGATAACAGCTTTTCAAATGATATTGAGCAGGCTGACATGGGAACGCAACAGGGGATTCAGTACCTCAATTTATCACATAACTTTCTCCATGGTAAAGTGCCAACAAGTGTCGGAAGACTGCAATCGCTGCAGACTTTGGATTTGAGTTATAATCGGTTTGACTCTGTCCTGCCAGAATCATTAGCAAATGCAAGCATTTTGGAGAGTCTAGAGCTGCAGAATAATCTGTTTACAGGCAGAATACCAGATGCGTTTTTGAAATTGACAAAACTCAAAGAGTTGAACCTATCAGATAATCTTCTTTCTGGACAAATTCCTTTTGGTGAGCCTCTAATTAATTTTCCAAAGAGCTCTTATTCTGGAAATAAAGGACTTTGTGGCAAACCCCTTGCTACCTGTAGCCCACATTCTGTGTATCCGTATATTACTTAG
- the LOC113701642 gene encoding oligopeptide transporter 7, which produces MRKDAEEISAPLLTTEKRAEPYKGHASGSGTSSPSCEPFGDENSPVEQVALTVPVTDDRTLPVVTFRMWVLGALACIVLSFLNQFFWFRREPLSISSISAQIAVVPLGHLMASALTSRVFFKGQKWEFTLNPGPFNMKEHVLITIFANSGAANPYSIHIVSAVKVFYRQRLTFWVALVVVITTQVLGFGWAGILRRYLVEPAEMWWPQNLVQVSLFRALDEKEQRIKGRLSRNQFFLIAFICSFAYYVLPGYLFPMLTSLSWICWIFPNSVLAQQLGSGLHGLGIGAIGLDWSSISSYIGSPLASPWFATANLAVGYFLMMYVITPIAYWFNIYKAKTFPIYSDGLFTSKGQNYNISAIIDSNFHIDLTAYENEGRLYISTFFAITYGFSFACLTATVVHVFLFHGRDLWRLSKSAFQEKKLDVHTKLMRMYKQVPEWWFTCILLVNIAATIFICEYYNDQLQLPWWAVLLACGLAFFFTLPIGVITATTNQTPGLNVITEYIIGYLYPGYPVANMSFKVYGYISMKQALAFLQDFKLGHYMKIPPRDMFMAQVAGTLVSALVHLGTAWWLLETVPDICDRAMLPPGSPWTCPGDHVFYDASVIWGLIGPQRIFGDLGYYSAINWAFVLGAVAPAVVWLMHKAFPNQQWIGLISVPVVLAGIMNMPPATAVNYNSWVIIAFLSGFIAYRYYRSWWSRHNYVLSGALDAGLAFMGVLLYLALDIGRVSLDWWGSKADGCPLASCPTAEGVVVQGCPVLESWGT; this is translated from the exons ATGAGGAAGGACGCTGAAGAAATTTCAGCTCCACTTCTTACTA CCGAGAAACGGGCTGAACCATACAAAGGCCATGCCTCCGGTTCCGGAACATCTTCTCCGTCGTGCGAGCCGTTCGGAGACGAGAATTCTCCGGTGGAGCAGGTGGCTCTCACGGTACCCGTCACGGATGACCGGACCCTGCCGGTGGTCACCTTCCGGATGTGGGTCCTGGGAGCCCTGGCATGCATTGTCCTGTCTTTCCTCAACCAGTTCTTCTGGTTCCGGCGGGAGCCGCTTTCTATCAGCTCAATCTCCGCTCAGATCGCCGTGGTGCCGCTGGGCCACCTCATGGCTTCGGCGTTGACGAGCAGAGTGTTCTTCAAGGGCCAAAAGTGGGAATTCACCCTGAATCCGGGACCTTTCAACATGAAAGAGCACGTGCTGATCACCATCTTCGCCAACTCCGGCGCGGCGAATCCCTACTCGATTCATATCGTTAGTGCCGTGAAGGTGTTTTACAGGCAGAGGTTGACTTTCTGGGTGGCGCTGGTGGTGGTTATAACTACCCAGGTTTTGGGCTTCGGATGGGCCGGCATTCTCAGGCGCTACTTGGTGGAGCCCGCTGAAATGTGGTGGCCCCAAAACCTCGTCCAGGTCTCTTTGTTCAG GGCGCTTGATGAGAAAGAACAGAGAATCAAGGGCAGATTGTCAAGGAATCAGTTCTTCCTTATTGCCTTCATCTGCAGCTTTGCTTATTATGTCCTTCCTGGATACCTTTTCCCCATGCTAACCTCCCTTTCCTGGATATGTTGGATCTTCCCTAATTCCGTTCTTGCCCAACAGCTGGGTTCAGGACTTCATGGTCTTGGTATTGGTGCAATTGGTCTTGACTGGTCTAGCATATCTTCTTACATTGGGAGCCCACTGGCTAGCCCTTGGTTTGCAACTGCTAATCTTGCTGTTGGCTATTTTCTCATGATGTATGTTATCACCCCTATTGCATATTGGTTCAATATCTACAAGGCAAAAACCTTTCCTATTTACTCAGACGGCCTCTTCACATCAAAGGGACAAAACTACAACATCTCAGCCATCATTGATTCAAACTTCCACATTGATCTAACTGCATACGAGAATGAGGGACGCCTGTATATCAGTACCTTCTTTGCTATTACATATGGTTTCAGTTTTGCTTGCCTCACTGCTACTGTTGTTCATGTCTTCCTTTTCCATGGAAG AGATCTATGGCGGCTGAGCAAGTCTGCCTTCCAAGAGAAGAAATTGGATGTGCACACAAAGCTTATGAGGATGTATAAGCAAGTTCCTGAATGGTGGTTCACATGCATTCTTTTAGTTAACATTGCAGCAACCATATTTATATGTGAATACTACAATGACCAGCTTCAATTACCATGGTGGGCTGTCTTGCTGGCGTGtggtcttgccttctttttcaccCTCCCAATAGGTGTCATCACTGCCACTACAAATCAG ACACCAGGACTCAATGTGATCACAGAGTACATCATTGGGTACTTGTACCCAGGATATCCTGTTGCAAACATGTCCTTTAAGGTGTATGGGTACATCAGTATGAAACAGGCCCTAGCCTTTCTGCAGGATTTCAAACTTGGGCATTACATGAAGATTCCTCCCAGAGACATGTTCATGGCTCAG GTTGCTGGCACTCTAGTATCAGCTCTTGTGCATCTAGGAACAGCATGGTGGCTCTTGGAGACAGTCCCAGACATTTGTGACAGAGCAATGCTTCCTCCTGGCAGCCCCTGGACTTGCCCAGGCGACCATGTGTTCTATGATGCCTCTGTTATATGGGGTTTAATTGGACCGCAGAGAATTTTTGGAGATCTTGGTTACTACTCTGCCATTAACTGGGCCTTCGTGCTTGGAGCTGTGGCTCCTGCTGTAGTTTGGCTTATGCACAAGGCCTTTCCAAACCAGCAGTGGATTGGTCTCATATCTGTGCCTGTAGTATTAGCTGGAATAATGAATATGCCACCAGCTACTGCTGTGAACTACAACAGCTGGGTTATAATTGCATTTCTTTCTGGATTCATTGCCTACCGATATTATCGAAGCTGGTGGAGTCGACACAACTATGTGTTGTCTGGGGCGCTCGATGCTGGATTAGCTTTCATGGGAGTATTGCTTTATTTGGCTTTGGACATTGGGCGTGTTAGCCTTGACTGGTGGGGAAGTAAAGCAGATGGATGCCCCTTAGCTTCTTGCCCGACTGCAGAAGGGGTAGTTGTTCAAGGGTGCCCAGTTTTGGAGTCGTGGGGGACATAG
- the LOC140010456 gene encoding rRNA (cytosine-C(5))-methyltransferase NOP2C-like has translation MEGQASGPDDKILPLPDEFIEFLNENGLDPSIYVANDSTPRYIRFKPGFEAHIEEFESEINCKLERLSWLPNFYCLPPDIRIASSKAYQEGKIYGIDAASGAAVSALDITSGDHVLDLCAAPGAKLCMILDLLGGSGSVTGVDIAQHRLAACRTMLQKYALGDRCRLFVADGTTFSLLPLRVRLNSKSFEPTESMLEGKSEIYKEWTSRRPWKERKKASKARENGAYKLFSQTHDPELIYYGRDSGVVGLSKNKVYEHLNDYKVSKYGYDKVLVDAECTHDGSIRHIQKFEQWGWETLHRRVLDAERTDELTTLQLQLLSNGFRLLKVGGSLVYSTCSLTVSQNEGVVEKFLSQNKSAGLLEIDSARTWPCKSGQIPKTLRFDPNTSCTSGLFVAKFTKLEI, from the exons ATGGAAGGGCAAGCTTCTGGCCCAGATGATAAAATCCTGCCATTACCGGATGAATTTATTGAATTTCTGAATGAGAATGGATTGGACCCTTCAATTTATGTTGCCAATGATTCCACCCCACGTTATATTAG GTTCAAGCCTGGTTTTGAAGCTCATATTGAAGAATTTGAATCCGAGATTAATTGTAAGCTTGAAAGATTGTCCTGGCTGCCCAATTTCTATTGTCTTCCTCCTGACATTAGGATTGCCAGCTCAAAGGCATATCAAGAAGGAAAG ATATATGGAATTGATGCAGCATCTGGAGCTGCTGTTTCTGCTTTGGACATCACATCAGGAGACCATGTCCTTGACCTCTGTGCTGCTCCTG GGGCTAAACTATGCATGATATTGGACCTTCTTGGTGGTTCCGGTTCAGTGACAGGCGTTGACATTGCACAGCATCGGTTAGCAGCATGTCGAACTATGCTGCAAAAGTATGCACTTGGCGATCGTTGTCGTCTTTTTGTGGCTGATGGGACAActttttcccttcttcctcTCAGGGTTCGTTTGAACTCTAAATCAT TTGAACCAACCGAATCCATGCTTGAAGGAAAGTCAGAGATTTACAAGGAGTGGACATCTCGGAGAccatggaaagaaagaaaaaaggcatCTAAAGCAAGAGAAAATGGTGCTTATAAGTTATTCTCACAAACTCACGATCCAGAGCTTATATATTATGGGAGGGATTCTGGGGTTGTTGGACTGAGTAAAAACAAAGTATATGAACATCTGAATGACTACAAGGTTTCAAAATATGGCTATGACAAG GTCCTGGTGGATGCTGAATGCACACATGATGGTTCAATTCGACATATCCAGAAATTTGAACAATGGGGGTGGGAAACTCTTCACCGCCGTGTTTTAGATGCCGAGAGAACTGATGAATTGACCACCCTTCAG CTTCAACTTCTATCCAACGGTTTCAGATTGCTCAAAGTAGGTGGATCTCTTGTGTACAGCACTTGCAG TTTAACTGTTTCCCAGAATGAAGGTGTGGTCGAGAAATTCCTTTCTCAAAACAAATCTGCTG GCTTGCTGGAGATAGATTCTGCAAGAACGTGGCCTTGTAAGAGCGGGCAGATACCTAAAACTTTGCGCTTTGATCCTAATACATCATGTACGAGTGGATTGTTTGTAGCCAAGTTCACGAAATTGGAGATTTAG
- the LOC140003851 gene encoding protein HIGH ARSENIC CONTENT 1, mitochondrial-like isoform X2 has protein sequence MEPKLSSGAEVVTVDVHAAKDLLHSGYRYLDVRTEEEFEKGHVVDALNIPYMFITPEGKVKNPKFMEQVRSACNKEDRLVVGCQSGVRSVYATTDLLNADFKNACNMGGGYIEWVKNGFAVKKPEPDTEL, from the exons ATGGAACCCAAATTAAG TTCAGGAGCAGAGGTTGTTACTGTGGATGTTCATGCAGCTAAAGACCTCCTCCATTCTGGCTACCGCTATCTTGATGTCCG GACTGAGGAAGAATTCGAGAAGGGTCATGTAGTGGATGCTTTGAACATTCCTTATATGTTCATCACCCctgaag GTAAGGTGAAGAATCCCAAGTTCATGGAGCAGGTTCGGTCCGCTTGCAATAAGGAAGATCGTCTTGTAGTG GGCTGCCAAAGTGGTGTAAGGTCTGTGTATGCAACCACTGATCTTCTTAATGCT GACTTCAAGAATGCGTGTAACATGGGAGGAGGCTATATCGAATGGGTCAAGAATGGATTTGCTGTGAAGAAGCCTGAACCTGATACTGAGCTCTAA
- the LOC140003851 gene encoding thiosulfate sulfurtransferase 18-like isoform X1 — MKTCWFVFHCTCLFLLLVPPLSLCSSGAEVVTVDVHAAKDLLHSGYRYLDVRTEEEFEKGHVVDALNIPYMFITPEGKVKNPKFMEQVRSACNKEDRLVVGCQSGVRSVYATTDLLNADFKNACNMGGGYIEWVKNGFAVKKPEPDTEL, encoded by the exons ATGAAAACTTGTTGGTTTGTATTCCACTGTACTTGTTTGTTTCTTCTCCTTGTTCCTCCATTat CATTATGTAGTTCAGGAGCAGAGGTTGTTACTGTGGATGTTCATGCAGCTAAAGACCTCCTCCATTCTGGCTACCGCTATCTTGATGTCCG GACTGAGGAAGAATTCGAGAAGGGTCATGTAGTGGATGCTTTGAACATTCCTTATATGTTCATCACCCctgaag GTAAGGTGAAGAATCCCAAGTTCATGGAGCAGGTTCGGTCCGCTTGCAATAAGGAAGATCGTCTTGTAGTG GGCTGCCAAAGTGGTGTAAGGTCTGTGTATGCAACCACTGATCTTCTTAATGCT GACTTCAAGAATGCGTGTAACATGGGAGGAGGCTATATCGAATGGGTCAAGAATGGATTTGCTGTGAAGAAGCCTGAACCTGATACTGAGCTCTAA